In the genome of Segatella copri, one region contains:
- a CDS encoding sensor histidine kinase yields MIWTDRIRQVKICLVIAAVCIAVASLVVSHFLVRDLALEERNRMEVWAEAMRSLNKADENTDLSLVLKVINENNSIPVIVMDANNQAQTFRNIDVDGKDYADSLNNAALIGQRLLALGKNIKIELDDSTHDYIQVCYDDSLMIRRLSAYPYIQLGVVMIFVVIAIFALLTSKRAEQNKVWVGLSKETAHQLGTPISSLMAWIEILKMNYPDDDLIPEMDKDIKRLQLIADRFSKIGSLPEPVPASLNEVMDHVIDYMDRRTSKKVKMVKDFPDHDIIIKINASLFEWVIENLSKNAVDAMGVDGGQITLHVEETDDRSIVEVSDTGKGIRKKDLRNVFRPGFTTKKRGWGLGLSLAKRIVEEYHHGKIWVKNSEVGKGTTFRIELKKKG; encoded by the coding sequence ATGATTTGGACGGATAGAATAAGACAGGTGAAGATTTGTCTGGTGATAGCGGCTGTTTGCATCGCTGTCGCCTCGCTCGTCGTGTCTCATTTTCTTGTTCGGGATCTTGCTCTGGAGGAACGGAACCGCATGGAGGTTTGGGCGGAGGCTATGCGCTCGCTGAACAAGGCAGATGAAAATACTGACTTGAGTCTGGTGCTGAAGGTTATCAACGAGAATAACTCTATTCCCGTTATCGTGATGGATGCCAACAACCAGGCGCAGACGTTCAGAAACATCGATGTCGACGGTAAGGATTATGCTGATAGTCTGAATAATGCAGCTCTTATCGGGCAGCGTCTCCTGGCTCTGGGCAAGAACATCAAGATAGAACTCGATGACTCTACCCACGACTATATCCAGGTGTGCTACGACGATTCGCTCATGATTCGACGTCTCTCTGCCTATCCCTATATCCAGCTCGGCGTGGTGATGATTTTCGTGGTCATCGCTATCTTCGCTCTCCTTACTTCTAAGCGTGCCGAACAGAATAAGGTGTGGGTGGGCTTGTCGAAGGAAACCGCTCATCAGTTGGGTACTCCTATCTCCAGTCTGATGGCATGGATTGAAATCCTGAAGATGAATTATCCTGACGATGATCTTATCCCGGAGATGGATAAGGATATCAAGCGACTGCAGTTGATTGCCGACCGATTCTCGAAGATCGGTTCGCTGCCGGAGCCTGTTCCTGCCAGCCTGAACGAGGTGATGGACCACGTTATCGACTATATGGACCGTCGTACCTCTAAGAAGGTGAAGATGGTGAAGGATTTCCCCGACCACGACATCATCATCAAGATCAATGCCTCGCTCTTTGAGTGGGTGATTGAGAATCTCTCCAAGAATGCCGTGGATGCGATGGGCGTGGATGGCGGACAGATTACCCTGCATGTGGAGGAGACGGATGACAGGTCCATCGTGGAGGTTTCTGATACCGGAAAGGGTATCAGGAAGAAAGACCTGCGCAATGTGTTCCGTCCGGGCTTCACTACCAAGAAGCGAGGATGGGGACTGGGACTCTCGCTCGCCAAGCGCATCGTGGAGGAATATCACCACGGCAAAATCTGGGTGAAGAACAGCGAAGTGGGGAAGGGAACCACCTTCCGAATCGAACTGAAGAAGAAGGGCTGA
- a CDS encoding YceD family protein — MCNLESYKIDLKALPQGVTNLEFKLDDEYFQAIDAPDIQRGELQSSLSINRTDDFFELNFHTEGVVHIPCDICLDDMDQSIDTDDRLMVKFGDDYSEEDDLVIVAENEGILDISWFIYEFIDLNIPIKHVHAPGKCNPAMIEMLQQHSAARSGEEEEEAVDPRWAALLKLKK, encoded by the coding sequence ATGTGTAATTTAGAGTCTTATAAGATTGATTTGAAAGCTTTGCCTCAGGGGGTAACGAATCTGGAGTTTAAGCTAGACGATGAATACTTTCAGGCAATAGACGCTCCTGATATCCAGAGAGGCGAGTTGCAGAGTAGTCTGTCCATCAACAGGACGGACGACTTCTTCGAGCTCAATTTTCACACTGAGGGAGTGGTACACATACCATGTGACATCTGCCTGGATGATATGGACCAGTCCATTGACACCGACGACCGTCTCATGGTGAAATTCGGAGACGACTACTCAGAAGAAGATGACCTCGTGATTGTGGCCGAGAACGAAGGAATACTCGATATCTCGTGGTTCATCTATGAATTCATAGACCTCAACATTCCCATCAAGCATGTGCATGCACCTGGAAAATGCAACCCTGCTATGATTGAAATGCTACAGCAGCATTCTGCCGCCCGAAGCGGTGAGGAAGAAGAGGAAGCTGTGGATCCACGCTGGGCAGCACTCTTAAAATTAAAAAAGTAA
- the rpmF gene encoding 50S ribosomal protein L32, giving the protein MAHPKRRQSKTRTLKRRTHDKAVAPTLAVCPNCGAYYVYHTVCPTCGYYRGKVAIVKEAAE; this is encoded by the coding sequence ATGGCACATCCTAAAAGAAGACAGTCAAAGACACGTACACTTAAGAGAAGAACTCATGATAAGGCAGTAGCTCCTACATTGGCAGTTTGCCCTAACTGTGGTGCATATTATGTATACCACACTGTTTGCCCTACTTGCGGTTACTATCGTGGTAAGGTTGCAATCGTTAAGGAAGCAGCTGAATAA
- a CDS encoding beta-ketoacyl-ACP synthase III, producing the protein MGKINAVITGVGGYVPDYILNNEELSRMVDTTDEWITTRVGIKERRILTEEGLGTSYLARKAAKQLIQKTGVDPDTIDALIVTTTTPDYKFPSTASIVLGKLGLKNAFAFDFSAACCGFLYTLDVAASMIQSGRYKKIIVIGADKMSSLVDYTDRATCVLFGDGAGAVLVEATEEENVGVQNSYLRTDGQGLPFLHMKAGGSVCPPSHFTVDHRLHYLYQEGRTVFRYAVTDMSNDVMKIMEMNNLKAEDVNWVIPHEANLRIIEAVTKRAGIPLDKVVVNIDHYGNTSAATIPLALWDAESQLKKGDNVIFTAFGAGFVHGASFYKWAYDGAAYGK; encoded by the coding sequence ATGGGTAAAATCAATGCTGTAATCACAGGTGTAGGTGGATACGTGCCAGACTATATCCTCAACAACGAGGAGTTGTCGCGCATGGTGGATACCACAGACGAGTGGATTACCACACGTGTGGGTATCAAGGAACGCCGCATCCTTACAGAGGAAGGTCTCGGAACAAGCTATTTGGCGCGTAAGGCGGCAAAGCAGCTGATTCAGAAGACTGGCGTGGATCCGGACACAATCGACGCACTGATTGTGACAACCACTACACCTGACTACAAGTTCCCTTCTACAGCATCTATTGTCCTCGGTAAGCTCGGACTGAAGAATGCCTTTGCGTTCGACTTCTCTGCAGCTTGCTGTGGATTCTTGTACACCCTCGATGTTGCAGCTAGCATGATTCAGAGCGGCAGATACAAGAAAATCATCGTAATCGGTGCAGACAAGATGTCTTCACTCGTAGATTACACAGACCGTGCTACCTGTGTGCTTTTCGGCGACGGAGCAGGTGCTGTGCTTGTGGAGGCAACAGAAGAGGAAAATGTAGGTGTTCAGAACTCATACCTTCGTACCGACGGACAAGGCTTGCCTTTCCTCCACATGAAGGCTGGTGGTTCTGTGTGCCCTCCTTCACACTTCACCGTAGACCATCGTCTGCATTATCTTTATCAGGAAGGTCGCACCGTGTTCCGTTACGCAGTAACCGACATGAGCAACGACGTGATGAAGATCATGGAGATGAACAATCTCAAGGCTGAAGATGTGAACTGGGTGATTCCTCACGAGGCCAACCTCCGTATCATCGAGGCTGTGACCAAGCGTGCAGGAATTCCACTTGACAAGGTGGTAGTTAACATCGACCATTATGGAAATACCAGTGCGGCAACAATCCCATTGGCACTCTGGGATGCAGAGAGCCAGTTGAAGAAGGGCGACAACGTCATCTTCACAGCATTCGGTGCAGGATTCGTACACGGTGCATCATTCTATAAGTGGGCTTATGATGGTGCTGCTTATGGCAAGTAA
- the era gene encoding GTPase Era → MHKAGFVNIVGNPNVGKSTLMNQLVGERISIATFKAQTTRHRIMGIVNTDDMQIVFSDTPGVLKPNYKMQEMMLAFSESALADADVLLYVTDVIENPEKNIDFLEKVKKMKIPVLLLINKIDQSDPNKLGDTVEKWHSLLPNAEILPISAKNKFGVDMLLKRIKELLPESPAFFDKDQLTDKPARFFVSEIIREKILLYYDKEIPYAVEVRVERFKEDDTRIHINAVIYVERDSQKGIIIGHQGVALKKVNTESRKALEKFFGKKIFLETFVKVDKDWRSSQRELDAFGYNPE, encoded by the coding sequence ATGCATAAAGCAGGTTTCGTAAATATCGTGGGCAACCCTAATGTGGGAAAGAGTACGCTGATGAATCAACTGGTGGGCGAGCGTATCAGCATCGCTACCTTCAAGGCGCAGACCACCCGTCATCGTATCATGGGTATCGTGAATACCGATGACATGCAGATCGTGTTTTCCGATACTCCGGGCGTCTTGAAGCCAAACTACAAGATGCAGGAGATGATGCTCGCCTTCTCGGAGAGTGCGCTGGCGGATGCCGACGTGTTGCTTTATGTGACCGATGTGATTGAGAACCCTGAGAAGAACATCGACTTCCTGGAAAAGGTGAAGAAGATGAAGATTCCGGTGCTTCTGCTCATCAACAAGATTGACCAGAGCGACCCGAACAAACTGGGTGACACCGTGGAGAAATGGCACTCGCTGCTGCCGAATGCCGAGATTCTTCCTATCTCTGCGAAAAACAAGTTTGGCGTGGATATGCTCCTCAAGCGCATCAAGGAGCTGCTGCCTGAGTCGCCTGCGTTCTTCGACAAGGACCAGCTGACCGACAAGCCAGCCCGCTTCTTCGTATCTGAGATTATCCGCGAGAAGATTCTGCTCTACTACGACAAGGAGATTCCTTATGCCGTAGAGGTGAGGGTGGAGCGATTCAAGGAGGATGACACCCGCATCCACATCAATGCCGTCATCTACGTGGAGCGTGATTCCCAGAAGGGCATCATCATCGGTCACCAGGGCGTGGCGCTCAAGAAGGTGAACACCGAGAGTAGAAAGGCACTTGAGAAGTTCTTCGGAAAGAAGATTTTCCTGGAAACCTTCGTGAAGGTTGACAAAGACTGGCGCAGTTCGCAGCGTGAACTCGATGCCTTCGGATATAATCCGGAATAA
- the der gene encoding ribosome biogenesis GTPase Der, with protein MANLVAIVGRPNVGKSTLFNRLTQSRRAIVSDTAGTTRDRQYGKCSWNGREFSVVDTGGWVVKSDDIFEDAIRKQVLVATEEADLVLFLVDVNTGLTDWDEDVALILRRAKLPVILVANKVDNSAEYYQAAEFYKLGLGDPQCISAATGGGTGDLLDIILDKLQDNPEEAIEEDIPRFAVVGRPNAGKSSIINAFIGEDRNIVTEIAGTTRDSIYTRYDKFGFDFYLVDTAGIRRKNKVSEDLEFYSVMRSIRAIENSDVCILMLDATRGIETQDMNIFQLIQKNNKSLVVVVNKWDLVEEKNQKVIDTFENAIRKRMAPFVDFPIIFASALTKQRIFRVLETAKDVYQNRKAHIGTSKLNEVMLPIIEAYPPQSVKGKYIKIKYCTQLPNTTIPSFVFYANLPQYVKENYRRFLENKIRENWSLHGCPINVFIRQK; from the coding sequence ATGGCAAATTTAGTAGCAATCGTAGGTCGCCCTAACGTGGGTAAATCTACTTTATTCAATCGTTTGACTCAATCTCGCCGCGCCATCGTGAGCGATACAGCTGGTACTACCCGCGACCGCCAGTATGGCAAGTGCAGCTGGAACGGCAGAGAATTCTCTGTGGTGGATACCGGTGGTTGGGTCGTTAAATCAGATGACATTTTCGAGGATGCTATCCGCAAGCAGGTGTTGGTAGCTACCGAAGAGGCCGACCTGGTACTCTTCCTGGTAGATGTTAACACCGGTTTGACCGACTGGGATGAGGACGTGGCCCTGATCTTGCGTCGTGCCAAACTGCCTGTAATCCTTGTGGCAAACAAGGTGGACAACAGTGCTGAATACTATCAGGCTGCCGAGTTCTATAAGTTGGGCTTGGGCGACCCTCAGTGTATCAGTGCCGCAACAGGTGGCGGTACGGGTGACTTGCTCGACATCATATTAGACAAGCTTCAGGACAATCCTGAGGAAGCCATCGAGGAAGACATTCCTCGTTTCGCCGTGGTAGGTCGTCCTAACGCCGGCAAGAGCAGTATCATCAATGCCTTCATCGGTGAAGACAGAAACATCGTTACCGAGATTGCTGGTACTACCCGCGACAGTATCTATACCCGTTACGACAAGTTCGGCTTCGACTTCTATCTGGTTGATACCGCCGGTATCCGCCGCAAGAACAAGGTGAGCGAGGACCTGGAGTTCTATTCCGTGATGCGTTCCATCCGTGCCATCGAGAACAGTGATGTCTGCATCCTGATGCTCGACGCCACCCGTGGTATCGAGACCCAGGATATGAACATCTTCCAGTTGATTCAGAAGAACAACAAGAGTCTGGTGGTGGTAGTAAACAAGTGGGACTTGGTAGAGGAGAAGAACCAGAAGGTGATTGATACCTTCGAGAATGCCATCCGCAAGCGCATGGCTCCGTTCGTGGATTTCCCTATCATCTTCGCTTCTGCTTTGACCAAGCAGCGCATCTTCCGCGTATTGGAGACTGCCAAGGATGTTTACCAGAACCGCAAGGCTCATATCGGAACCTCTAAGCTCAACGAGGTGATGTTGCCTATCATTGAGGCTTATCCACCACAGAGCGTGAAGGGTAAGTATATCAAGATCAAGTACTGTACCCAGTTGCCAAACACCACGATTCCATCGTTCGTGTTCTATGCCAACTTGCCACAGTATGTAAAGGAGAACTATCGCCGCTTCCTGGAGAACAAGATTCGTGAGAACTGGTCGTTGCATGGTTGTCCAATCAACGTCTTCATTCGTCAGAAGTAA
- a CDS encoding PD-(D/E)XK nuclease domain-containing protein, translating into MTDSYIVELKYCKSNTSDSQVQQLFRDAAAQVSRYAESNMVKELVKTTILHKLVVVYRGVDMVLCEELLEQ; encoded by the coding sequence ATGACCGATTCTTATATTGTAGAACTGAAGTACTGCAAGTCGAACACTAGTGATTCTCAAGTGCAGCAACTTTTCAGGGATGCTGCTGCCCAAGTTTCCCGTTATGCCGAGAGCAACATGGTGAAAGAGTTGGTGAAGACCACTATACTTCATAAACTCGTGGTTGTTTATCGAGGGGTGGATATGGTGCTATGTGAGGAGCTGCTTGAGCAATAG
- a CDS encoding ISL3 family transposase, producing the protein MVLVSTATHAFCDRCGQKTTHTRGWQKRTVTMCPLGCKRFVLTLYMRRFYCQSDKHIFVEQQTKWLNKYARFSVRCIELMNQLHIHMSSVSTSKVMRKMGITCCPNTCINHLKKIQRLPDRTARNIGIDDFAKRKGHTYGSVIVDHDTGEILELIDSRDSSIVANVLKQYKKVDTITRDRGRCFIKAIKQGAPSAHAITDKFHVIEDLTSAVFPKILQEFLHKRMELLTQGLVGPIKPQISRGWLYTSIYAVLESMCKDTRRIKKMAEWNTFMDLYARQGLTLSEIHDKTGFDGFKMGKLRNTKYEDLLNPTQLRAYKAIESITNRILCKKSLDYSVVTKGLHSTEKKEILKRLLFLLREKWKEDWKAYDDAYKAFLAKATIRSEEYDLWNSIVHFNWKTKTDTVRLFLQDLHITDLAYYITTFQGILSGEVKMNLYKWINMVIGCGNEKMEKFAKGLIKDYSAINNSIASKLNNGILEGSVNKIKTAKRIMGGRASISLLQIKVSSNLDT; encoded by the coding sequence ATGGTTCTCGTGAGTACGGCTACCCATGCCTTCTGCGACCGTTGTGGCCAGAAAACCACTCATACCCGTGGCTGGCAAAAGAGAACGGTCACGATGTGTCCTTTAGGGTGTAAACGGTTTGTTCTCACCCTTTACATGCGCCGTTTTTACTGCCAGTCTGATAAACATATATTTGTAGAGCAACAGACGAAGTGGCTAAACAAATATGCAAGATTCAGTGTAAGATGCATAGAGTTGATGAACCAGCTTCATATACATATGTCATCTGTGTCGACCTCCAAGGTCATGAGAAAGATGGGAATCACCTGCTGTCCAAATACTTGCATAAATCATTTGAAAAAGATCCAAAGACTTCCAGACAGGACTGCCAGGAATATAGGCATAGATGACTTTGCCAAGAGAAAGGGACATACCTATGGCAGTGTTATCGTAGACCATGACACAGGCGAGATTTTGGAACTGATAGACTCTAGAGATTCTTCGATTGTGGCAAATGTCTTGAAACAATACAAGAAAGTCGATACTATCACTCGTGATAGGGGACGATGCTTCATTAAGGCTATCAAGCAAGGAGCCCCATCAGCACATGCTATCACAGACAAATTCCATGTCATTGAAGACTTGACGAGCGCAGTCTTTCCAAAGATTCTGCAGGAGTTTTTGCATAAGAGAATGGAGTTGCTGACTCAAGGTCTAGTTGGTCCCATTAAGCCACAAATAAGTAGAGGTTGGCTTTATACCAGCATATATGCAGTCTTGGAATCGATGTGCAAGGATACAAGAAGAATCAAGAAAATGGCTGAATGGAACACTTTCATGGATCTTTATGCAAGGCAAGGACTGACTTTGAGTGAAATCCATGACAAAACAGGGTTTGATGGATTTAAGATGGGAAAGCTAAGGAACACCAAATATGAGGACTTGCTCAACCCAACGCAACTAAGGGCTTACAAAGCCATAGAATCTATTACAAACAGGATTCTCTGTAAAAAGTCATTGGATTACTCTGTGGTTACCAAGGGGTTACATTCTACAGAGAAGAAAGAAATACTGAAAAGACTTCTTTTTCTACTGAGAGAAAAATGGAAGGAAGACTGGAAGGCATACGATGATGCCTACAAGGCATTTCTTGCAAAGGCAACTATCAGGAGCGAAGAGTATGACCTTTGGAATTCAATAGTTCACTTCAACTGGAAAACCAAGACTGATACAGTCAGATTGTTTCTGCAGGACTTGCATATTACCGATTTAGCCTATTATATAACAACATTTCAAGGCATTTTGAGCGGAGAGGTCAAAATGAACTTGTACAAATGGATTAACATGGTCATAGGATGTGGTAATGAGAAAATGGAAAAGTTTGCCAAAGGACTGATTAAGGACTATTCCGCCATCAATAATTCTATTGCTAGCAAATTGAACAATGGAATCCTTGAAGGTTCGGTCAACAAGATAAAGACCGCAAAGCGAATTATGGGTGGAAGAGCATCGATTTCTCTTTTGCAGATAAAGGTCTCCTCAAACTTAGATACATAA